The Devosia sp. SD17-2 genome includes a region encoding these proteins:
- a CDS encoding GNAT family N-acetyltransferase, whose product MLDGRAIGMGRIIGDGGTAFQIVDIALEPEHHGKGLGKAIMSALAERLRTHAPEGAYVSLIADGDTRHLYAKYGFDPAMPASIGMAMTVRKSP is encoded by the coding sequence ATGCTGGACGGTCGGGCCATCGGCATGGGCCGGATCATCGGCGATGGCGGCACCGCATTCCAGATCGTTGATATTGCGCTTGAACCCGAGCATCACGGCAAGGGATTGGGCAAGGCGATCATGTCGGCTCTCGCTGAACGCCTCCGCACCCACGCGCCAGAGGGCGCCTATGTGAGCCTAATCGCCGACGGCGATACCCGACACCTCTACGCAAAATATGGCTTTGACCCGGCAATGCCCGCGTCCATCGGCATGGCCATGACCGTGCGAAAGTCGCCCTGA
- a CDS encoding DUF6665 family protein: MSGLRASLDLIRMVRPEAGTAAIEHEILAEKANSLGAAERRVKNAVAALDADPAPKALLAEARDAVWCYFVQRELLGFEDHDEVIADLKIPRSVLIGLGAMDE; the protein is encoded by the coding sequence ATGTCGGGCCTGCGCGCCTCTCTCGATCTGATCCGCATGGTCCGGCCCGAGGCCGGAACTGCGGCGATCGAGCATGAGATACTCGCGGAAAAGGCCAATTCACTGGGGGCGGCGGAACGGCGGGTCAAGAACGCCGTCGCTGCCCTCGATGCTGATCCGGCACCCAAGGCACTCCTTGCCGAAGCCCGCGATGCTGTTTGGTGCTACTTTGTGCAGCGGGAGCTTCTGGGTTTTGAAGATCACGACGAGGTCATTGCGGATCTCAAAATTCCCCGTTCTGTCCTCATTGGCCTCGGGGCCATGGACGAATGA
- a CDS encoding HIT family protein — protein sequence MTEGCRFCLENELIFDSPVASTDHFYILRNVDTRFAHGAIVIPKRHTETPFEMNSDEWQDFPAALASARALFDHEDPEGFTLGWNVGAVAGQTVFHTHLHLIARFSGEAHEGNGIRRIFKTNDED from the coding sequence ATGACGGAAGGCTGCCGGTTCTGTCTCGAAAACGAACTTATCTTCGATAGTCCGGTCGCTTCCACGGATCACTTCTACATTCTGCGCAATGTCGACACGCGCTTTGCGCACGGCGCGATTGTCATTCCCAAACGCCATACCGAAACGCCCTTTGAGATGAATAGCGACGAGTGGCAGGATTTTCCCGCTGCCCTCGCGAGCGCTCGCGCCCTTTTTGACCACGAAGATCCAGAGGGCTTTACCCTTGGCTGGAACGTTGGCGCCGTCGCCGGGCAGACAGTCTTTCACACCCATTTGCACTTGATTGCGCGCTTCTCAGGCGAGGCCCACGAAGGCAATGGCATTCGCCGCATTTTCAAGACCAACGACGAGGACTGA
- a CDS encoding BolA family transcriptional regulator, translating to MPMDASEIERRIKAALPDAEIEIRDLAGDGDHYAATVISEQFRGKSRVQQHQLVYAALQGDMGGALHALALQTNVPE from the coding sequence ATGCCAATGGACGCCAGTGAGATCGAGCGCCGCATCAAGGCCGCCCTGCCCGATGCGGAAATCGAAATCCGCGATCTGGCCGGCGACGGTGACCATTATGCTGCGACGGTGATTTCCGAGCAGTTCCGCGGGAAATCCCGCGTTCAGCAACATCAGCTGGTTTATGCGGCCCTGCAGGGCGACATGGGGGGAGCCCTCCATGCCCTGGCACTGCAAACCAACGTGCCCGAGTAA
- a CDS encoding DJ-1/PfpI family protein, producing MAEHGFSIAIVLFPGVEELDFVGPWEVFSMAKLLGAGLDVFTLGWPEKRIVCGKGMVVEATHSWADRPPADAVIIPGGKGTRTLVKEDEFLAELRAYMADVNWHISVCTGAAILGKIGFLEGRRATTNRSGIDFVRTHAPNTEFLQDERYVQDSGVVTSAGVSAGIDMSLWLLGHLFGQDTARNTQRAMEYYPEPPYGTTR from the coding sequence ATGGCTGAACATGGTTTCTCCATTGCCATCGTCTTGTTTCCCGGCGTGGAAGAACTCGACTTCGTCGGGCCGTGGGAAGTGTTTTCCATGGCCAAGCTGCTTGGCGCGGGCCTCGACGTGTTCACGCTCGGCTGGCCGGAAAAGCGCATTGTCTGCGGCAAGGGCATGGTCGTCGAAGCGACGCACTCCTGGGCCGATCGCCCACCTGCCGACGCTGTGATCATTCCCGGTGGCAAGGGCACGCGCACCCTCGTCAAGGAAGACGAATTCCTGGCCGAACTGCGCGCCTATATGGCCGACGTCAACTGGCACATCTCGGTCTGCACGGGCGCCGCAATTCTGGGCAAGATCGGCTTTCTTGAAGGTCGCCGGGCCACGACCAACCGGTCCGGCATCGACTTCGTGCGCACCCACGCCCCCAACACCGAATTTCTCCAGGACGAACGCTATGTGCAGGACAGCGGCGTCGTCACCAGTGCCGGCGTCTCGGCCGGCATAGACATGTCATTGTGGCTGCTGGGCCATCTGTTCGGACAGGACACTGCCCGCAACACCCAGCGCGCCATGGAATATTACCCCGAGCCTCCCTACGGAACGACCCGATGA
- the purL gene encoding phosphoribosylformylglycinamidine synthase subunit PurL: MTLRNDIAITPQLVADHGLKPDEYQKILDLIGREPTYTELGIFSAMWNEHCSYKSSKKWLRTLPTSGPRVIQGPGENAGVVDIGDGQAVVFKMESHNHPSFIEPYQGAATGVGGILRDVFTMGARPVAAMNALRFGAPEHEKTRHLVNGVVAGVGGYGNAFGVPTVGGEVEFDARYNGNNLVNAFAAGLADTDKIFYSKAEGVGLPVVYLGAKTGRDGVGGATMASAEFGDDIEEKRPTVQVGDPFTEKRLLEACLELMATGAVIAIQDMGAAGLTCSAVEMGAKGDLGIELDLDKVPVREEHMTAYEMMLSESQERMLMVLHPEKEPEARKVFEKWELDFATVGKTTDDLRFRVLWQGEEVANLPIKDLGDEAPEYDRPWTEPVIPAALAKDDVPQMDIAEAVMALIGGHHCSSRRWVYEQYDTMIQGNTMQRPGGDAGVIRVDGAETKGLAFTSDVNPRYCEANPYEGGKQAVAEAWRNLTATGAEPLAATDNLNFGNPERPEIMGQLVKAIEGIGEACRVLEFPIVSGNVSLYNETNGRGILPTPTIGGVGLLPEWEKSVRIGFVADNQPILLIGGPAERGTHLGQSIYLRDLFDRRDGDAPHVDLAAEKKTGDFVRKLIRSGVVTACHDLSDGGLGVALAEMAIAGGRGARVVDLEGNDPVLQYFAEDQGRYLVTLNLDPQGEEILALWNEAKALGIQAPWIGTTGGSELILGTAKPLSVAAMRTAHEAWFPNYMSA; the protein is encoded by the coding sequence ATGACCCTTCGCAACGACATCGCCATCACCCCGCAGCTGGTTGCGGATCACGGGCTCAAGCCGGATGAATATCAGAAGATCCTCGACCTGATCGGCCGCGAGCCGACCTATACCGAGCTCGGCATCTTCTCGGCGATGTGGAACGAGCACTGTTCCTACAAGAGTTCGAAAAAGTGGCTGCGCACCCTGCCGACCTCCGGCCCGCGCGTCATTCAGGGCCCGGGCGAAAACGCCGGCGTTGTCGATATCGGTGACGGCCAGGCCGTCGTCTTCAAGATGGAATCGCACAATCACCCCAGCTTCATCGAGCCCTACCAGGGCGCGGCGACCGGCGTGGGCGGCATTCTGCGCGACGTCTTCACCATGGGCGCACGCCCGGTAGCAGCGATGAACGCGCTGCGCTTCGGCGCGCCCGAGCATGAAAAGACCCGCCATCTCGTCAACGGCGTCGTTGCCGGTGTCGGTGGCTATGGCAATGCCTTCGGCGTGCCCACGGTCGGCGGCGAAGTCGAATTCGACGCCCGCTACAATGGCAACAACCTCGTCAACGCCTTTGCGGCGGGACTGGCTGATACCGACAAGATTTTCTACTCCAAGGCCGAGGGCGTTGGCCTGCCAGTGGTTTACCTCGGCGCCAAGACCGGCCGCGATGGCGTCGGCGGCGCCACCATGGCTTCGGCCGAATTCGGCGACGACATCGAGGAAAAGCGCCCCACCGTTCAGGTCGGCGACCCCTTCACCGAAAAGCGCCTGCTCGAGGCCTGCCTCGAGCTGATGGCGACCGGTGCTGTCATTGCCATCCAGGACATGGGCGCTGCGGGCCTCACCTGCTCGGCCGTCGAAATGGGCGCCAAGGGCGATCTCGGCATCGAGCTCGATCTCGACAAGGTGCCGGTGCGCGAAGAGCACATGACCGCCTATGAGATGATGCTCTCGGAAAGCCAGGAGCGCATGCTCATGGTGCTGCATCCGGAAAAGGAACCGGAAGCGCGCAAGGTTTTCGAAAAATGGGAGCTCGACTTCGCCACCGTCGGCAAGACGACCGACGATCTGCGGTTCCGCGTGCTCTGGCAGGGTGAGGAAGTCGCCAATCTGCCGATCAAGGACCTCGGCGATGAGGCCCCTGAATACGATCGCCCGTGGACCGAGCCCGTCATCCCGGCGGCTCTCGCCAAGGACGACGTGCCGCAGATGGATATCGCCGAAGCCGTGATGGCGCTGATCGGTGGTCATCATTGCTCGTCGCGCCGCTGGGTCTACGAGCAGTACGACACCATGATCCAGGGCAACACCATGCAGCGCCCCGGCGGCGACGCCGGTGTGATCCGCGTCGATGGCGCCGAAACCAAGGGCCTCGCCTTCACCTCCGACGTCAACCCGCGCTATTGCGAAGCCAACCCCTATGAGGGTGGCAAGCAGGCTGTGGCGGAAGCCTGGCGTAACCTGACGGCGACCGGTGCGGAGCCGCTGGCGGCGACCGACAACCTCAATTTCGGCAACCCCGAGCGCCCGGAAATCATGGGCCAATTGGTGAAAGCCATCGAGGGTATCGGCGAAGCCTGCCGCGTCCTCGAGTTCCCCATCGTTTCGGGCAATGTCTCGCTCTACAACGAAACCAATGGCCGCGGCATCCTGCCTACCCCGACCATTGGTGGCGTGGGCCTCCTGCCCGAGTGGGAGAAGTCGGTGCGCATCGGTTTTGTCGCTGACAACCAGCCGATCCTCTTGATCGGCGGTCCGGCAGAGCGCGGCACCCATCTCGGCCAGTCGATCTATCTGCGTGATCTGTTCGACCGTCGCGATGGTGATGCGCCCCATGTTGACCTAGCCGCTGAAAAGAAGACCGGCGACTTCGTGCGCAAGCTGATCCGCTCCGGCGTCGTCACCGCCTGCCACGATCTCTCCGATGGCGGCCTCGGCGTCGCGCTGGCTGAGATGGCCATTGCCGGCGGCCGTGGCGCGCGCGTCGTCGACCTTGAGGGTAATGATCCGGTCCTGCAGTATTTTGCCGAGGATCAAGGCCGTTACCTCGTGACGCTCAATCTCGATCCGCAGGGCGAGGAAATCCTGGCGCTGTGGAACGAGGCCAAGGCTCTGGGTATCCAGGCTCCCTGGATCGGCACCACCGGCGGCAGCGAACTCATTCTGGGCACTGCGAAGCCGCTTTCGGTGGCAGCGATGCGGACCGCGCATGAAGCTTGGTTCCCCAACTATATGTCCGCCTGA
- the purC gene encoding phosphoribosylaminoimidazolesuccinocarboxamide synthase: MNRRRKIYEGKAKILFEGPEPGTLVQYFKDDATAGNGAKHEVIDGKGVLNNRISEFIFTKLNSMGIPTHFLRRINMREQLIKEVEIIPLEVIVRNYAAGSLCKRLGLEPGTQLPRSIIEFCYKDDALGDPMVSEEHITAFGWATPAELDDIMSLAIRINDFLTGLFMGVGIQLVDFKIELGRLYEGDLMRIVLADEISPDNCRLWDIKTRNKMDKDRFREGLGGLVENYREVAQRLGILVENDNALTTGPRLVQ; this comes from the coding sequence ATGAATCGTCGACGCAAAATCTACGAGGGCAAGGCCAAGATCCTTTTTGAAGGTCCTGAGCCCGGCACTCTGGTGCAGTATTTCAAGGATGATGCGACGGCTGGCAACGGCGCCAAGCACGAAGTCATCGACGGCAAGGGTGTGCTGAACAACCGGATCTCGGAGTTCATCTTCACCAAGCTCAACTCGATGGGCATCCCGACCCACTTCCTGCGCCGCATTAACATGCGCGAGCAGCTGATCAAGGAAGTCGAGATCATCCCGCTCGAGGTGATCGTGCGCAATTATGCCGCCGGTTCTCTCTGCAAGCGCCTCGGCCTCGAACCCGGCACGCAGCTGCCGCGCTCGATCATCGAGTTCTGCTACAAGGATGACGCTCTGGGCGACCCGATGGTCTCGGAAGAGCACATCACCGCGTTTGGCTGGGCCACGCCCGCCGAGCTCGATGACATCATGAGCCTCGCCATCCGTATCAACGACTTCCTGACCGGCCTGTTCATGGGCGTCGGCATCCAGCTCGTCGACTTCAAGATCGAGCTCGGCCGTCTCTATGAAGGCGATCTGATGCGCATTGTCCTGGCTGACGAAATCAGCCCAGACAATTGCCGTCTGTGGGACATCAAGACCCGCAACAAGATGGACAAGGACCGCTTCCGTGAAGGTCTCGGCGGTCTCGTCGAGAACTACCGCGAAGTCGCCCAGCGCCTGGGCATTCTGGTGGAAAACGACAACGCGCTGACCACTGGTCCGCGTCTGGTTCAATAG
- a CDS encoding DUF1344 domain-containing protein, whose translation MAFVTRRVQKIGVLGITPEERMETIMRRYIAPILIALVAAAPGAAFAASAVTPAAKPAVTAPADQTISGMVKAFDLKAHTLTLADGKTYQLPATFKDPGLKAGEKVTVHWKMNGTAYEATSVTIG comes from the coding sequence ATGGCATTCGTGACGCGACGGGTTCAGAAAATCGGCGTGCTGGGCATCACGCCCGAAGAACGCATGGAGACCATCATGCGCAGATATATCGCCCCCATCCTCATCGCCCTTGTTGCAGCTGCACCCGGCGCCGCCTTTGCTGCTTCCGCGGTAACGCCCGCAGCCAAACCTGCGGTTACTGCACCGGCGGACCAGACCATATCGGGCATGGTGAAGGCCTTTGACCTCAAGGCGCACACGCTGACCCTGGCTGACGGCAAGACCTACCAGCTGCCAGCGACCTTCAAGGACCCGGGCCTCAAGGCCGGAGAGAAGGTGACCGTGCACTGGAAGATGAACGGCACCGCCTATGAGGCGACCAGCGTCACCATCGGATAA
- a CDS encoding acyltransferase family protein: MARDQLRHDWVDMAKGLSIFLVVIMYCASSVGEDTGQTGFLHWTIAFAMPFRMPEFFLISGLFLSQVIDRPWRAFADRRVVHYFYFYALWAFIHIAFKIALVGRDPGGALGAMAMAIVEPYGVLWFIYMLAVMGAASKLFHQFKIPHWAVLVGAALLQIASVQTGSYLVDQFAAYFVYFYAGYVLAPHLFRIAAWAGDNVGPALAVLGAWAAVNAILVFSPGFRLDPVHIQMGWAAIPGIHLVTAMAGAVAIVVAAALLVRLPWMNWLRWLGTKSLVIYVAFVLPMGIARILLLAVGINEPNIVSLLTMVAAICGPLILWWITEKIGFGKFLFERPDWAHIPGTRRNKPAPAPAE, from the coding sequence ATGGCCAGGGATCAACTTCGCCACGATTGGGTGGACATGGCCAAGGGCCTGTCCATTTTTCTTGTCGTCATCATGTATTGCGCATCGAGCGTGGGCGAGGACACCGGCCAGACCGGGTTCCTGCACTGGACCATCGCGTTCGCCATGCCCTTCCGCATGCCCGAGTTCTTCCTGATTTCGGGGCTCTTCCTCAGTCAGGTGATCGACCGGCCCTGGCGCGCCTTCGCCGACCGTCGCGTCGTGCACTATTTCTATTTCTACGCCCTATGGGCCTTCATCCACATCGCCTTCAAAATCGCCCTCGTCGGCCGCGACCCCGGCGGGGCGCTCGGCGCCATGGCCATGGCGATTGTCGAGCCCTACGGCGTGCTGTGGTTCATCTACATGCTGGCCGTCATGGGCGCCGCCAGCAAGCTCTTCCATCAGTTCAAGATCCCGCATTGGGCCGTGCTGGTTGGCGCGGCGCTGCTGCAGATAGCTTCCGTCCAGACCGGCAGCTATCTCGTCGATCAGTTCGCCGCCTATTTTGTCTATTTCTACGCCGGCTATGTCCTTGCGCCGCACCTGTTCCGGATCGCCGCGTGGGCAGGAGACAATGTGGGCCCTGCCCTTGCGGTGCTGGGCGCCTGGGCCGCCGTCAACGCCATCCTCGTCTTCAGCCCCGGTTTTCGGCTCGACCCCGTGCACATCCAGATGGGCTGGGCGGCGATCCCCGGCATTCACCTCGTGACAGCCATGGCCGGTGCGGTCGCCATCGTGGTCGCCGCGGCGCTGCTGGTGCGCCTGCCGTGGATGAACTGGTTGCGCTGGTTGGGCACGAAATCGCTCGTGATCTATGTCGCCTTCGTCCTGCCCATGGGCATTGCCCGCATCCTGCTGCTGGCCGTCGGCATCAACGAGCCAAATATCGTCAGTCTGCTCACAATGGTGGCAGCCATCTGCGGCCCGCTTATCCTGTGGTGGATCACAGAGAAAATCGGCTTTGGCAAATTCCTCTTCGAGCGGCCGGACTGGGCCCATATTCCGGGCACGCGCCGGAACAAACCCGCGCCGGCTCCCGCAGAGTAG
- the purQ gene encoding phosphoribosylformylglycinamidine synthase subunit PurQ gives MKAAVIVFPGLNRDRDMIAALTKIGGQAPAIVWHQDADIPDVDLVVIPGGFSYGDYLRCGAIAARSPIMDKLRERAARGVKVLGVCNGFQILIEAGLLPGALMRNTSLKFVCREVKLEVTDTDNPFTRGYHKGQIIRCPVAHHDGNYFADAETLARLEGNGRVAFRYAEGTNPNGSINNIAGIMNAEKNVLGLMPHPENLIEAAHGGDDGRALFAALLDRAA, from the coding sequence ATGAAGGCAGCTGTCATCGTGTTCCCGGGCCTTAACCGTGATCGCGACATGATCGCGGCACTGACCAAGATCGGGGGCCAGGCTCCGGCCATCGTCTGGCACCAGGACGCCGATATCCCGGACGTTGATCTGGTCGTCATTCCCGGCGGCTTTTCCTATGGCGACTATCTCCGCTGCGGCGCTATCGCCGCGCGCTCGCCCATCATGGACAAGCTGCGCGAACGTGCTGCCCGCGGCGTCAAGGTGCTCGGCGTCTGCAATGGCTTCCAGATTCTCATCGAAGCAGGCCTCCTGCCCGGCGCCCTGATGCGCAACACCTCGCTCAAGTTCGTCTGCCGCGAGGTCAAGCTCGAGGTTACCGACACGGACAATCCGTTCACGCGTGGTTACCATAAGGGCCAGATCATCCGCTGCCCGGTGGCCCATCACGACGGCAATTATTTTGCCGATGCCGAGACGCTGGCGCGCCTTGAAGGCAACGGCCGCGTGGCCTTCCGCTATGCCGAGGGCACCAATCCGAACGGCTCGATCAACAACATCGCCGGCATCATGAATGCCGAAAAGAACGTGCTGGGCCTGATGCCGCACCCCGAGAACCTCATCGAGGCAGCTCACGGTGGCGACGATGGCCGGGCTCTCTTCGCCGCACTCCTCGACCGGGCGGCCTGA
- a CDS encoding DUF1476 domain-containing protein, translated as MGGFDERKKGQEAKYAFDAEKQFKAEARRNKLLGIWAAELMSLSGDEANAYAAEVVAADFEEAGDEDVFRKVSGDLKAKGVSVGDDVIRQKMLALAAEANAQIAAEG; from the coding sequence ATGGGCGGTTTTGACGAGCGCAAGAAGGGCCAGGAAGCCAAGTACGCCTTCGACGCTGAAAAGCAGTTCAAGGCGGAAGCGCGCCGCAACAAGCTGCTGGGGATCTGGGCGGCCGAACTGATGAGCCTTTCGGGCGATGAAGCCAATGCCTATGCCGCTGAAGTGGTGGCTGCAGATTTCGAGGAAGCGGGCGACGAGGACGTGTTCCGCAAGGTTTCCGGCGACCTCAAGGCCAAGGGCGTCTCGGTTGGCGACGATGTGATTCGCCAGAAGATGCTAGCCCTGGCCGCTGAAGCCAACGCACAGATTGCCGCTGAGGGCTGA
- a CDS encoding alpha/beta hydrolase codes for MKLSDADILIIPGLHNSGPGHWQQRWAEKMRTASIVEQADFDDPDPEDWVDAIVKAVELAERPVVIVAHSLGCIAVAKAAAQLTDGKVKGALLVCPPDVYRDNAPEAVRDFAPLPRDPLPFPSLLVASSTDFYCALETAADLAGAWGSEFHNAGEAGHINLDSGHGPWPEGLMMFTRLMQRI; via the coding sequence ATGAAGCTCTCTGACGCCGACATCCTGATCATCCCCGGCCTGCACAATTCAGGACCGGGGCACTGGCAGCAGCGCTGGGCCGAGAAGATGCGCACCGCGTCCATCGTCGAGCAGGCTGATTTTGACGATCCGGATCCGGAGGATTGGGTCGACGCGATCGTCAAGGCCGTGGAGCTTGCTGAGCGGCCGGTGGTGATCGTCGCCCATTCGCTGGGCTGCATCGCAGTAGCAAAGGCCGCGGCGCAGCTCACAGACGGCAAGGTGAAGGGCGCGCTCCTCGTGTGCCCACCCGACGTCTATCGCGACAATGCACCCGAAGCCGTGCGGGATTTCGCACCGCTTCCGCGTGACCCCCTGCCCTTTCCGTCGCTGCTCGTGGCCTCCTCGACCGACTTCTATTGCGCGCTCGAAACGGCCGCCGACCTGGCAGGCGCCTGGGGCTCGGAATTTCACAATGCCGGTGAGGCGGGCCATATCAATCTCGACAGCGGCCATGGCCCCTGGCCCGAGGGCCTGATGATGTTCACCCGCCTCATGCAGCGGATATGA
- the purS gene encoding phosphoribosylformylglycinamidine synthase subunit PurS, with the protein MMKARVTVTLKAGVLDPQGQAIEGSLASLGFAGVTGVRQGKVFDLALEGTDAEAAKDQLAQMCEKLLANTVIENYAIEILA; encoded by the coding sequence TTGATGAAAGCGCGCGTTACCGTCACGCTCAAGGCCGGCGTTCTTGATCCGCAGGGCCAGGCCATCGAAGGCTCCCTCGCCAGCCTCGGCTTTGCCGGGGTGACTGGCGTGCGTCAGGGCAAGGTCTTTGACCTTGCTCTCGAAGGCACCGATGCCGAAGCCGCCAAGGACCAGCTGGCACAGATGTGCGAAAAGCTTCTGGCCAATACGGTCATCGAAAACTACGCCATCGAAATTCTCGCTTAA